Proteins co-encoded in one Campylobacter concisus genomic window:
- a CDS encoding ABC transporter substrate-binding protein: MLAGELLKSHFAKFDLVAVLSKFLEQSHFDKEKFDLLKQNNFKILDKNIKQEIVGTTGFKEFFDEKFQSFLCELMQSKVLIVSGKEYKFSELEIYTCFDANTYKRQCEAGEIYFHNFGFDISFKSEPSLYGGILVRSLKPLNGQNFIFGPRKCALHILNSKMSNLNFDLKEADFRKDKIIYTPRIRSFGDENQQKNDRLRAFTDEFEKALEFDENYKKRLNAYKKG; the protein is encoded by the coding sequence ATGCTAGCTGGCGAGCTACTTAAAAGCCATTTTGCTAAATTTGATCTAGTGGCAGTGCTTAGTAAATTTTTAGAGCAAAGTCATTTTGATAAAGAAAAATTTGATCTGCTCAAACAAAATAACTTTAAAATTTTAGATAAAAATATAAAACAAGAGATAGTTGGGACTACTGGTTTTAAAGAGTTTTTTGACGAGAAATTTCAGAGCTTTTTATGCGAGCTTATGCAAAGTAAAGTTTTAATTGTTTCTGGCAAAGAGTATAAATTTAGCGAGCTTGAAATTTATACTTGTTTTGACGCAAATACTTATAAAAGGCAGTGTGAAGCTGGAGAGATTTACTTTCATAATTTTGGCTTCGACATATCTTTTAAAAGCGAGCCATCACTTTATGGCGGCATTTTAGTAAGAAGCCTAAAGCCCTTAAACGGGCAAAATTTTATCTTTGGGCCAAGAAAATGTGCCTTGCATATCTTAAATAGCAAAATGAGTAATTTAAACTTTGATCTAAAAGAGGCTGATTTTAGAAAAGATAAGATTATTTATACGCCACGTATTAGATCATTTGGCGATGAAAACCAGCAAAAAAATGATCGTCTTAGAGCATTTACTGACGAGTTTGAAAAAGCCTTAGAGTTTGATGAAAATTATAAAAAGAGATTAAATGCCTATAAAAAGGGGTGA
- a CDS encoding TPM domain-containing protein: MKKIFALLFFTFCFCFAINFNEQINDEAQIFSKNEKAELLSLVQNYEQNSTTQIAIVTLKSLENKSIEEVSLEIARGYKLGQKQSSNGVLLIIAPNERKVRIEVGYGLEGVLTDAISSQIINDVIVPKFKQGDMGDGVIEGIRAIIKVASGEEFESASDDEEIPFGIVAFFAGMISCFVSGFLGKFFMRVGFSACFAGLISTVFEQFFGVQNYFIVFAIVFVIFFIILKNAFKKNTQSKNTHSDFGCDRSDSNSSGSGHSSSSRGGGFSGGGGGFGGGGASGSW, translated from the coding sequence ATGAAGAAAATTTTTGCTCTTTTATTTTTTACATTTTGCTTTTGTTTTGCCATAAATTTTAACGAGCAGATAAATGATGAGGCTCAAATTTTCTCTAAAAATGAGAAGGCTGAGCTTTTGAGCTTGGTGCAAAATTACGAGCAAAATAGTACGACGCAAATTGCTATCGTGACTCTTAAATCACTAGAAAATAAAAGCATAGAAGAGGTCTCTCTTGAGATAGCTAGAGGCTACAAGCTAGGACAAAAACAAAGTAGTAATGGAGTGCTTTTAATAATCGCTCCAAACGAGAGAAAAGTACGTATAGAGGTTGGTTATGGACTTGAAGGTGTGCTAACTGATGCTATATCAAGCCAGATCATAAATGATGTGATAGTGCCTAAATTTAAGCAAGGCGATATGGGTGATGGCGTGATAGAGGGCATAAGAGCCATCATAAAAGTGGCTAGTGGCGAAGAATTTGAAAGTGCGAGTGATGATGAAGAGATACCGTTTGGAATAGTTGCCTTTTTTGCTGGCATGATCTCGTGTTTTGTCTCTGGCTTTTTAGGTAAATTTTTTATGCGAGTTGGCTTTAGTGCGTGTTTTGCAGGGCTTATATCTACGGTATTTGAGCAATTTTTTGGCGTGCAAAATTACTTCATTGTCTTTGCCATTGTATTTGTAATATTTTTTATTATTTTAAAAAATGCCTTTAAAAAAAATACTCAAAGCAAAAATACACACAGTGATTTCGGGTGCGATAGATCAGACTCAAATAGCAGTGGCAGTGGCCATTCAAGCAGTTCAAGAGGTGGTGGCTTTAGTGGCGGCGGAGGCGGTTTTGGCGGAGGTGGGGCAAGTGGCAGCTGGTAA